Within the Miscanthus floridulus cultivar M001 chromosome 2, ASM1932011v1, whole genome shotgun sequence genome, the region gacactgggaaaatgagtcgttcctttcttggccctgaaattttcttcgttccctatttgacactcacttcaactttcgttcctaatttgacactgccgtcaaatccgttagctaacggtgttaactgaccgttaaaaagacgtttttgcccctagaaaaaaaacggcgaagcaaatttgagaggaaaaaaaacctgcgcccgcctctgatgcatgcgcccagctacaaaaaaaaaggcgcaggttttttttttcctctcaaatttgcttcgtcgcttttttttctaggggcaaaaacgtctttttaacggccagttaacactattggctaacggatttgacgacagtgtcaaattaggaacgaaagttgaagtgagtgtcaaatagggaacgaagaaaatttcagggccaagaaaggaacgactcattttcccagtgtcaaataaggaattctcttaaaaaaaaaaaaaaactatgttccaaacaggcccttagcggCTAAAAAAAACTGAGAACTCGAAGGGGACAATTGAGAAATTTGCCCGCTCACCACCTCGACCGACGACAGCGGGGAGAACACAACCACTGGGCCTCCTGTCCTGCACCTGCAGCCCCGCCGCGACACGCTCCCCCGAGATCTCCACCGCCCGACTTGGCAGATCCACCAAGCCGCACCCCCGCCGCCGTGATCTCCCTCTCGGATCCCGGAGATGGCGGGGACGGAGGCCTTCGAGGCATACTTCCGTCGCGCGGATTTGAACCAGGACGGCCGCATCAGCGGTCAGGAGGCCGTCGCCTTCTTCCAGGGCGCCAACCTGCCGCAGCAAGTCCTCGCCCAGGTGCCCTCCTTAAACCCTTCCTTCGATTCGCGCATTCGCACACTTGAGCGTCCAATTTTAGGTGTGATAGCGGTGAATCATACTAGATCCCTTGCTCCGCGAATTCGAATGAGTTGAGTGTTTTTGGGATGGGCGCAGGTATGGATGCACGCCGATCAGAACAAGACTGGCTTCCTCGGCCGCCCGGAATTCTTCAACGCGCTGCGCCTGGTCACCGTGGCGCAGAGCGGGCGTCAGCTCACGCCCGATATAGTGCAGTCGGCGCTCTATGGTCCCGCTGCGGCTCGAATTCCAGCTCCCAAGATAGCCGCGGGGCCGGCTCCTGCACAGATGGGTGCTGCGGGGGCGCCTAGGCCTCAGGGGAGTGCTGCGATGACACCCACACCAGGGCAGGTTGGAACGGCTcagatgaatccggctgccacaCCAAGGCCCCAGGGAAGCGGCATGATGCCGACATCTAGTCAAGTTAGCATGCCGCAGGTGAACCCTGGTGCTGCTCCAAGGCCCCAAGGGATCAGTTCTATGCTGCCAGCTGCGAGTCAGGGTGGTGCTCTTCAAGCAAGTCAATTTGCTGGACCAAGGGCAATGCAGCCGCAGCCTCCTAACCTGGGAATTACTCAACAGCAACCTTCTAGTACTGGTTTCATGCGGCCGCCACAAGTTGGAGCTCCAGCAACTTCATTTCAAGCTCAAGCGCCTGGAATCAATCAAGGTTTGGTCGGTGGAGGTAGCATGGGAGGATCTGTCGGTTGGCAAGGCGGTAATGCTGCCTCAGTGGGAGGCATTCCACAAGCTATACCAGGAGCTGCTCCTTCACAGACAACACGAGGTGGATTTGGCCCAGGTTTACCTAGCACAATAGGCATGGCACCTGGACAACAGGTACAAGCAATGTCTTCATCGCCATTGCCTCCGCAGAGCAACAGTGCTGTGTTGCCTCAGGATTCCAAAGCTTTGGTACTGTCTGGAAATGGCCCTGCCAGCAGCTCTGGATCAAGCACAGACATCTTCTCTGCACTTACACAGTCGAAGCCAAGCGTATCTGCACCTGCACCTCAGACAAGCTCGATTCCGAGCTCATCCAGTTTTATGCCCACTCCAACTGGCTCCCAGAACCTGACTAATCTCGCACAGTTTGGTTCTTTGCAAGGTAGCAGCCAACCTCAACAGACTCAGCCTGTCGTAAAGCCCAGTCCTGCTCCAACTGCACCTGTTGGCTCTGCTGGGATTTCTAATTCAGCTCCCCAATGGCCGAAAATTACTCAATCTGACATCCAGAAGTACATGAAAGTCTTTGGGGATGTTGATAGGGACAGAGATGGCAAAATAACTGGTGCAGAAGCTCGCACTCTGTTCCTCAGTTGGCGGCTTCCAAGAGGTGGGATATCATCACCAACTTTCCACTACCCTAATCATGAAATTTATCATTTACTTAGGTTTTTGTTCCAAACTTAGATTCAGTCTATGTTATCGTACTGTTAAAATTGCTGGTTAGCATTATAGCTTTTTTCCACCCCTGTGGTTCTTTTTTTATGATCGCTAAACATATCTCATAGTATGAAACACCTATTGGCTAATGCATGTGTTGTTCTTTTAACCGTTTCAGAGGTCCTGAAGCAAGTGTGGGATTTGTCTGACCAAGACAATGATGGCATGCTTTCTTTGAGAGAGTTTTGCATTGCTCTTTATTTAATGGAGAGGCACCGAGCTGGAACTCCTCTTCCCCTGGCACTTCCTGACTCTCTTAGGCATGATGAGACACTGTTACGAGATACAGGCTTGCCTTCAACAGCATACAATGGGCCATCATGGCAACAGAATCAAGGTAATACTTTGCTTGTCATCTGGTTTGCAATTATCATGGCATAGCCAAGCATAAAGACATCCTGTTTTTGTCTGTTGCTCACAAGCTAATTTATTTTGGGTCAGGAGGATTACCACAAAGAGGCCTTGGAGCACCTGGGGTGCCTGCTGGTGTTGTGCGGCCACCCTTGCCACCACATTTGCATTCACAAACTGATGGGGCTAGCAGACCAGGGCAACCAAGATCTCACATGCCTGGGATGGATAATCATGTAGTAAATCAAGGAAACAAAGATGACAAAAGTGGAGTGAACCAGGCTGTGCAGGAGGTGGTGGATGCTCCTAAGAAGGTATGTTGACCCCATCCTTGTTTCCTGAATTGTCCAGTGGTGATCATTTTGCAACTCCTGTTCCATTTTGATCAGGCTGGCTCTGTGGTGTTCAATTCACCCAGTTTATGCACTTTTAAATTAGTTTAGCCTGTATAGCCATGCGTTAGAAGAGCTTCATGTCTGTGCCTTGGATAGGTGGGATCTGGATTTGAAGTGTGGGTCATTATGTGTGTCATGTCCGGACTGGTTTAACGCAACCTGAGCTGTGCCTTCTGTATATTTGATTTTTCCCCTCTCAATGGGTCATGGTCACCTGTAACCAGGATTGTTGATCTGTTGAATGCTTCAAACAATCAATACAATATAAACTTCAAACCTAAATATTTCTAGAAGAATATGCCTACTAACATCTGTTATGAATGAGCTTGATGTCGATAggtacatactccctccgttccaaattataagtcgctttgacttttttggtacatccattttgctatgcatctagatataataatatgtctagatacatagcaaaatggatgaaccaaaaaagtcaaagcgacttataatttggaatggagggagtatttagtTCTTATCACTTTTCACTTGTGTCACCCTATCACATTAGTCCATGACGCAGCTACCCTCTTAATCAGCGCATGTGCATAGGGAGAGGTACCGGCACACGATttcttctctcctctctccttTCTCCAAacccatcttcctcctctctctctctctctctctctctctctctctctctctctctctctctccccctgcaCCTATCTTCCTCCTCTGTCCACCACCTTGACCACCGCCCTAGCCGCCGCCGACCTCCCCACCTGCCGCCCATCCTCACTGATCCTTCCCGGCCCTTCCCTAACCGGATGTCCCTCGCCGCCGACTCTGCCCAACCGGATGTCCCCCGCCGCCCCTAAACCCGCCAGCACCGCCCCCCAGCTGCCCCCTTCTAAGGCCGCCGTGCATGGAGACCCTTCTCCAAAACCCTAACAGCCACGGGGCATGGAGAACTCAACTGCCGCTGCCTCGTCCACCGCCCCCGTACTGTGATGACCTCGCTGCCCACCGCCCACCCCATGCCACCCCTCCCCTAATCTCAGTCAGAGCTCTGCATTGGCAATGCATGCATGTCGAATAGTGATTTTGATGACACAGCCTTTGTAGTGTGGTGCTTTTGTGCGATACAAATTTCCAAGGCATGCGTATCAATTTAATTATGCTCCTGCCATTTTTTACTGAGACTGTTTATAACATTTTTTATAGTTGACTGTTTTGGGTAGCCTTTTCTTCATTTCCAAGCAACTGCCTTTTGAATGGCATTAAGAGCTTGCTGAGTTGTTCCCATCGTTGCAATCATTGCATACTCCCTCTATCCAAAAATGTAAATCATATTTTGGTTTCTTTGGAAAATGCTAAGTATGTCAAGGCCCATATATTCTAGGTCTATATCATCCATGAGGAATTCTCTATATATTGCTGTTATCCCTAAGGGACTAGTCATACACTCGAACATCAAAGGTTAATAAAACAACAAAAACTTTATTAGTATATACTCATATACAACTTGCTAATATTTAAAAAATGTTGTGTTCTTAGTTTCATGTTCAAAAGTACTTATGATCAAGATTTGGTGCCACAAAAATGATATATTAATAGAGTAATTGTTAGTAGAAGTTTTGTCCTAATGAAACAAAAATATGCCTTATACTTTTTTTTTggtgaagggggggggggggggggggggggtatgtgTTTTATGCAAATTATGCTTTTGATTCTGTATTATAGGGTAAACGCTTATGTGCTTGCAAAACACATTTCTCTTTTAATTCAACCTTCTCTCTCGTTTACACTGAAGGTTGAGGTGGAGAAGCAGGTCCTGGATTCTAGAGAGAAACTGGAGTATTACCGCACAAAGATGCAAGATCTTGTAAGCACAATTACAAATTGGGTGTAGTTAAGTCACTGGACATTGTAATTGAAAGTTGTTTTCATCATTTTTCTAATTCCTTTATTTTCATTTTCTTGAAGGTCCTGTATAAAAGTCGGTGTGACAATAGGCTGAATGAGATTACAGAAAGGGCGTCCTCTGATAAACGTGAGGTACAGAACACTACTTATTACGTGATGTATACCATCATTGTAGGTGGCTAGTTGTTCCTTTTGATCTGTTGTTTGATGATAAATTCTCAGAGGCACACAAATTAATTGTACAGAACATTGCTTCTCGCATTATGTTGACCAGCATTGTAGTTTCTTATATGAGCCTTTTTTACTGCTAAATTCTTGGGGAGGTGCAAATTCATGTTTGAGCTTTTGTCTGTTTTCCCCAGCAAATTTACTGTGGTTTGTGTCAGGTGGAATCATTGGCTAAGAAATATGAAGAGAAGTACAAGCAAGTAGCTGAGTTAGCTTCCAAACTAGCAGTTGAAGAAGCTGCATATCGTGATGTTCAGGTTTGTCTTTTCTACACCTTAGAAAAATAGATAGAAATTAGTGTTCATATACTCCCTCCAGTCACAAATAAATGATGGTCTGGACATCCGCACGGTCTCAGAACACAATTTTGAATAGTACTTTTTTTTGTTAAAAAATGTTTATAAAACTTAGGAAAAAAATTGCTTTTGGGAAACTATATTTTGAAACACATACTCATATCATTTTTAAGTATTCATACTTGACATaaaaagtactccctccattttgttttgtttgtccaAGGTCCTGGGGGGAATATACTTCATGTTGTTTGACCATTGAGGATACTATTGCGATGTTTGCACTCTTTACCCCTCCTCCCCCCTCTTCTAATTAAATGCTTTGAAAGAAGAGattttatttactttttttttgtCTTGGATGAAAGTTTGAAATGGTTGGCTTAACAGAATCTCAAACGCTGCTTATCTGTGGCTGGAGGGAGTAATTTTTTTTTATGATCTTATCATCAGTCTCACTATCATAATATTTGTGATCTTGTCATTAGTTTCACATTCATTTCATCCTTCTTGatttatgctctcttgatggatTTGTGTCTTAAACTGGACTTTGTTCTTTATTGATTTTTTTAGGAGAGAAAAGTTGAGCTGCATGATGCGTTGATTAAAATGGTACAAGGTGGAAGCGTTGATGGTTTGCTTCAGGTACACTGTTACTTTGCTAGGTACTTATTTTTTAATCTCTCAATAACACTGGCGATTTCCTAGGTTCGAGCCGATCGAATCCAATATcaattagaagagatggaaaaggCTCTTAGTGAACGGTGCAAACACTTTGGACTTCAATTCAAATCATCCGCATCAGTTGAGCTTCCTTCCGGTACCTGGCTTTCCATCTtcatattattatttattttagtATTCTTGAGAGTCCAACTTCATGCTATCTTTATGATACTAGCGATCAAATTGCATGTTATCATTTTATTTTACTTCTTGCAACCTTCAGACTCATAATTTGCACATCCTGATTGTTTCTGTCTTTATTTGTTAATAGGTTGGGAACCTGGGCCTCAAGAGGGACTCATTGAGTGGGATGAAGACTGGGATAAATTTGAAGATGAAGGTTAAATACTTCCATTGCATTCCCCTCTGTCTGATTACTTTTAGTCATTGTCTGTTTATATATCGGAGTACTCTGCATGGCTGTAGGCTGAGTTTTGCAATCCAGTGCTTGTCATGCTACTGTTTAAAAAAACATTTGTGAAAGAGATAcacccagaccccgcacagagcgggagctctctgcactgggtacgccctttttttatacAAAGATTTCATATAGCCTCTTGCAGAAATGCAGGGAAAGGCTGTGTACAAAAGACCCAAGTGGTCGGACCCTTCCCCTGACCCTGCGCAAGCAGGAGCTACGTGCACTGGGGCTGCCCTTTATACAAAGATTTCATATCTCTTACACCTGTTAACATATACTAGCAAAGCCATATCCTGAAATAAGCAACCTTGACTGTTTCTAAACCTGATATTTGTGTAGCTGATATAATTCATTAGTGTCATTTATGCAGATAAAATTCTTTTGCTACGATATCCTTGTTTAGGTTCCTTTCATTGAACTTACCAAAGCCACAGCCTCTGTTCTAGTTACCTTCTGTTGTTAGAACATTGTTCGTGTGGTATATACTGTACATAGATTTTGACGACATGAGCTATTGTTAATTTTGTGTCTTACACTTGGGATAACCTTTTTCCTCTTATTTCCAATTTAATCTTATCATATTCCTGATGGAATCATATGACATGACAGGGTTTGGTATTGTTAAGGATAATGGTACAATACAGGAAAACCCAGTTTCTGCTGAAAATGGAAAAGTGCCATCTCTTTGGGATGATGGTGATGATATGTCTCCTGTTGCATCCTCTAATGGTCATATCAAGGAAGAAAGGCGTTACAGTGGAGGTGATCTAGTGGCTGAGAGTGCAATTGCATATGATTTTGGTGATGAATCTGTGAGGAGTCCTGGCAGTGCTGGAAGAAGTGCCTCAGGGAGTCCATTTAAATCTTCCCGCTTTGGGATGCATGATTCATCTCCCAGCAAAAGAGAAAGTTACAGGTACTTGTTTCAGCCTTGTGTTTATGTGCATCCTAATTTCTGACCCTGGCGCTTAGAGCATGTTGCCGTAGTTTGTACTGCATACACTTATAGCTCTCTCAAAAGATGCTGGAATAGTTTGTACTGCATACACTTATagctctctctcaaa harbors:
- the LOC136535750 gene encoding uncharacterized protein, with protein sequence MAGTEAFEAYFRRADLNQDGRISGQEAVAFFQGANLPQQVLAQVWMHADQNKTGFLGRPEFFNALRLVTVAQSGRQLTPDIVQSALYGPAAARIPAPKIAAGPAPAQMGAAGAPRPQGSAAMTPTPGQVGTAQMNPAATPRPQGSGMMPTSSQVSMPQVNPGAAPRPQGISSMLPAASQGGALQASQFAGPRAMQPQPPNLGITQQQPSSTGFMRPPQVGAPATSFQAQAPGINQGLVGGGSMGGSVGWQGGNAASVGGIPQAIPGAAPSQTTRGGFGPGLPSTIGMAPGQQVQAMSSSPLPPQSNSAVLPQDSKALVLSGNGPASSSGSSTDIFSALTQSKPSVSAPAPQTSSIPSSSSFMPTPTGSQNLTNLAQFGSLQGSSQPQQTQPVVKPSPAPTAPVGSAGISNSAPQWPKITQSDIQKYMKVFGDVDRDRDGKITGAEARTLFLSWRLPREVLKQVWDLSDQDNDGMLSLREFCIALYLMERHRAGTPLPLALPDSLRHDETLLRDTGLPSTAYNGPSWQQNQGGLPQRGLGAPGVPAGVVRPPLPPHLHSQTDGASRPGQPRSHMPGMDNHVVNQGNKDDKSGVNQAVQEVVDAPKKVEVEKQVLDSREKLEYYRTKMQDLVLYKSRCDNRLNEITERASSDKREVESLAKKYEEKYKQVAELASKLAVEEAAYRDVQERKVELHDALIKMVQGGSVDGLLQVRADRIQYQLEEMEKALSERCKHFGLQFKSSASVELPSGWEPGPQEGLIEWDEDWDKFEDEGFGIVKDNGTIQENPVSAENGKVPSLWDDGDDMSPVASSNGHIKEERRYSGGDLVAESAIAYDFGDESVRSPGSAGRSASGSPFKSSRFGMHDSSPSKRESYSDHGGSESVFGDKFADETSWNFDDQDTDSVWGSTALNIEADQHGGTHNSFFGSEAGSPSGASVFGKKRSSFFDDSVPSSPAYTSGFSPKFGESRDDSSSYNFGRFDSFRSQDTGFFPQESRFSRFDSISSSKGENVSGFDTGNSSRNFGRFDSFDDADPFDSSGPFKASGSRSPPKF